Genomic segment of Microbacterium hydrocarbonoxydans:
CTTCACCCCTGCATAGAGCGACTGCGCATAGTCGCCGATCGCGTGGAGAAGATGCGTCTTGCCGAGACCGGAGTCGCCGTAGATGAAGAGCGGGTTGTACGCCTTCGCGGGCGCTTCGGCCACGGCGACCGCGGCCGCATGCGCGAACCGGTTGGACTGACCGATCACGAAGTTGTCGAACGTGTACTTCGGGTTGAGTCGGGACTCATGCCTCAGCGGCGTGGGCTGCTCCATCGGCGACTCGATGCGCACGTTCTCCTGCCGCCCGAAGTCGGCGACGGCGATGGGAGCGGTCGGCTGCTCGGCGAGTTCGTGGTTCACGACCACCCGATAAGAGGTGACCTCTTCACCGATGTGGGAGAGGGCCTCCATGATCGGCAGTCGCAGACGCTTGTTGATCTGCGCGGCTGTCAGGTCGTTCGGCACCTCGAGATAGAGGGTCGCTGCCATCACTCCTGCGGGAACCGCGAGACTGAGGAAACCCTGAAGCTGCGGGGTCACGCGGTCATCTGCCTCGAGCAGCTCCTGCACCGTGGTCCAGATGGGAACGTCGGGCTGGGCAGGTGATGACATGACGCTCCGGAGCTGGGGGATCGGGGAGGGTTCGGCGACGGGCGTCTCCCTGTGGATAACTTCGGATGCCACGGTAGTCACCGCGGCTGTGATCGGCAACCTGCCCTGTGAATACGCGCGCGTGTTGCGCATACGTGCAGCGCGAGGCTGTGGATAATGGCTGTGCGGATCGTTCATCGGGTCCGGTGTCGAAGCGCGCAGATTTGCTCTGCGCGCCGTCAAGACGTACCCTTAATCGGTTGACTTATGCCTGAACGGCAGATCCCTATGTCTCCGGTCAAAATGATCCCGGTGGCAGCATTCCCGGAGTGATTCCATGAGCAAGCGCACCTTCCAGCCCAACAACCGTCGTCGCGCCAAGAAGCACGGTTTCCGTCTTCGCATGCGCACCCGTGCCGGCCGCGCGATCCTGTCGGCTCGTCGCGCGAAGGGCCGCACCGAGCTCTCCGCGTAGACCGCTGTGCTCGCCCGCCCGTTTCGCCTGACCCGCGGGAGCGACTATCGACTGGTCGTTCGACGTGGATCACGTTGTGGCGGGGCGCGCGTCGTCACCTCGATGCTGACGACGGGCGAGAGCAGAGCCGCGAGGTTCGGTTTCATCATCAGCAAGCAGGTTGGCACCGCCGTGGTGCGCAACTCCGTTCGTCGACGCCTGAAGGCGGTCTGCGCGGAGGCGCTCCCGCGAGTGCCTGAGGGCACGGATGTCGTCATCCGTGCCCTTCCTGCATCTGCGACCGCCTCGTACGCCGAACTCAGCGCAGACGTCAACCGCTGTCTCGGACGCCTCTCCCGGGTGCACGCATGACCGCCCTGCCCT
This window contains:
- the rpmH gene encoding 50S ribosomal protein L34 — translated: MSKRTFQPNNRRRAKKHGFRLRMRTRAGRAILSARRAKGRTELSA
- the rnpA gene encoding ribonuclease P protein component; this translates as MLARPFRLTRGSDYRLVVRRGSRCGGARVVTSMLTTGESRAARFGFIISKQVGTAVVRNSVRRRLKAVCAEALPRVPEGTDVVIRALPASATASYAELSADVNRCLGRLSRVHA